In bacterium, the following proteins share a genomic window:
- a CDS encoding UDP-N-acetylmuramate--L-alanine ligase, with product MFRNTRHIHLVAIGGVGMSGIAEVLLNLGFKVSGSDLHRTAVTDRLEKLGARIDVGHAAENVRGADVVVRSSAVTEANCEVAAARAARLPVIRRAEMLAELMRLKHGVAVAGSHGKTTTTTLVAAVLDAGGLDPTVIVGGKIRSVGTGAVLGAGPHLVAEADESDGSFLHLTPTIAVVTNIDLEHVDHYPDLETLTEAFHEFLRRVPFYGACVVCADDPNVRALLPLLQRKTITYGLAREAEVRADPGTIVEDAEGQEAVVWAFGRELGPLRLKLRGRHNLQNALAAVAVGLELEIPFARIAAGLEGSRGVGRRCEEYGEHGGVLVIDDYGHHPTEIGAVMAVARGFGRPVSVLFQPHRYSRTERFAREFADSLAGADAVGLLPVYAAGEEPRPGGDSAAIAAGLAAKGRTVDLLGGHDDIKAWLDRRAAAGALVLTLGAGDIGRQVENICSHLDARGAPRAGKRS from the coding sequence TTGTTCCGCAACACACGACACATCCACTTGGTGGCCATCGGCGGCGTCGGCATGAGCGGCATCGCCGAAGTGCTGCTGAACCTCGGCTTCAAGGTGAGCGGCAGCGACCTGCACCGCACCGCGGTGACGGACCGCCTGGAGAAGCTGGGCGCCCGCATCGACGTCGGGCATGCGGCGGAGAACGTGCGCGGGGCCGACGTGGTGGTGCGATCCTCGGCGGTGACCGAGGCAAACTGCGAGGTGGCGGCGGCGCGTGCGGCGCGCCTGCCGGTCATCCGCCGGGCCGAGATGCTGGCCGAACTGATGCGCCTGAAGCACGGCGTGGCCGTGGCCGGTTCGCACGGCAAGACGACGACGACGACGCTGGTGGCCGCGGTGCTGGATGCGGGAGGCCTGGACCCCACGGTGATCGTGGGCGGCAAGATCCGTTCGGTCGGTACCGGGGCCGTGCTCGGCGCCGGCCCGCACCTGGTGGCCGAGGCCGACGAGAGCGACGGCTCGTTCCTGCACCTGACGCCGACCATCGCCGTGGTGACGAACATCGACCTCGAGCACGTCGACCACTACCCGGACCTCGAGACGCTGACGGAGGCGTTCCACGAGTTCCTGCGGCGCGTACCGTTCTACGGAGCGTGTGTCGTCTGCGCCGACGACCCCAACGTACGCGCCCTGCTGCCGCTGCTGCAGCGCAAGACCATCACCTACGGCCTGGCGCGCGAGGCCGAGGTGCGCGCCGATCCCGGCACCATCGTCGAGGATGCCGAGGGCCAGGAGGCCGTGGTCTGGGCCTTCGGTCGCGAACTGGGCCCGCTGCGCCTGAAGCTGCGCGGCCGCCACAATCTTCAGAATGCGCTGGCCGCCGTTGCAGTCGGCCTTGAGCTGGAGATCCCGTTCGCGCGCATTGCCGCCGGTCTCGAGGGCAGCCGCGGCGTCGGCCGCCGTTGCGAGGAGTACGGCGAGCACGGCGGCGTGCTGGTGATCGACGACTACGGCCACCATCCCACCGAGATCGGCGCCGTGATGGCCGTGGCGCGCGGTTTCGGCCGGCCGGTGTCGGTGCTGTTCCAGCCGCACCGCTACTCGCGTACGGAGCGGTTCGCACGCGAGTTCGCCGACTCCCTGGCCGGCGCCGACGCGGTGGGCCTGCTGCCGGTATATGCGGCGGGCGAGGAGCCGCGGCCGGGCGGCGACAGCGCCGCCATCGCCGCGGGACTCGCCGCCAAGGGCCGTACGGTGGACCTGCTGGGGGGCCATGACGACATCAAGGCCTGGCTCGACCGGCGCGCTGCCGCCGGCGCCCTGGTGCTGACGCTCGGGGCCGGCGACATCGGGCGGCAGGTCGAGAACATCTGCTCACATCTGGATGCGCGCGGGGCGCCGCGCGCCGGAAAGCGCTCGTGA
- the murG gene encoding undecaprenyldiphospho-muramoylpentapeptide beta-N-acetylglucosaminyltransferase, whose amino-acid sequence MSDARVRILITGGGTGGHVYPGLAVAEQLRRLAPGAEIRFVGTSRGIESTLVPKAGWPFTAVAASGFRGLGLVARLRFLVNFALGGLGSLGLLLRWRPAVVLGTGGYVSAPVIAAARLLGIACAVQEQNAIPGSVNRFVGRWARRVYLGFAGAARWFPDGRCVATGNPVRGAMAAAAAGEPRPLPAGSERHVLVFGGSGGAATLNRAVAQAAAGWNGRPGLTMLVQTGPREHAATSATVAAAAPAGNLVVVPYIDDMAGELARADLVVCRAGAMTLAELHCLGKPALLVPFPHATDNHQLRNARDCEEAGAAVVLVDDECDGPRLAAQVDALLADPVRLEALGRAARRLGRPHAAAVIAADVLALAGHAAGRAEPVLTREN is encoded by the coding sequence GTGAGCGACGCGCGCGTCCGCATCCTGATCACCGGTGGCGGCACCGGTGGTCACGTCTACCCGGGCCTGGCCGTGGCCGAGCAGCTGCGGAGGCTGGCTCCGGGCGCGGAGATCCGCTTCGTGGGCACGAGCCGGGGAATCGAATCGACGCTGGTGCCGAAGGCCGGCTGGCCGTTCACGGCGGTGGCGGCCTCGGGCTTCCGCGGCCTGGGCCTGGTGGCGCGGCTCCGTTTTCTGGTAAACTTCGCGCTCGGCGGCCTGGGCAGCCTGGGGCTCCTGCTGCGCTGGCGGCCGGCCGTGGTGCTGGGCACCGGCGGCTACGTGAGCGCGCCGGTGATCGCCGCCGCGCGGCTGCTCGGCATCGCCTGCGCGGTGCAGGAACAGAACGCGATCCCCGGCTCGGTGAACCGGTTCGTCGGCCGCTGGGCGCGGCGGGTGTACCTGGGTTTCGCCGGCGCGGCGCGCTGGTTTCCCGATGGCCGCTGCGTGGCCACGGGCAATCCCGTGCGCGGGGCGATGGCGGCCGCCGCCGCGGGCGAACCACGGCCCCTGCCGGCCGGCAGCGAGCGGCACGTGCTGGTCTTCGGGGGCAGCGGCGGCGCCGCGACGCTCAATCGCGCCGTGGCGCAGGCTGCCGCCGGCTGGAACGGACGGCCCGGCCTGACGATGCTGGTGCAGACCGGACCGCGCGAACACGCGGCGACGTCGGCCACAGTGGCGGCCGCGGCTCCGGCCGGGAACCTGGTCGTGGTGCCGTACATCGACGACATGGCGGGCGAACTGGCGCGCGCCGACCTGGTGGTGTGCCGTGCCGGCGCCATGACGCTGGCCGAACTGCACTGCCTGGGCAAGCCCGCGTTGCTGGTGCCGTTCCCGCACGCGACCGACAACCACCAGTTGCGCAATGCGCGCGACTGCGAGGAGGCCGGCGCCGCGGTGGTGCTGGTGGACGATGAATGCGACGGCCCTCGCCTGGCGGCGCAGGTCGATGCGCTGCTGGCGGACCCGGTGCGCCTGGAGGCGCTGGGGCGCGCGGCCCGCCGGCTGGGACGTCCCCATGCGGCCGCGGTGATCGCCGCCGACGTGCTGGCCCTGGCCGGTCACGCGGCAGGGCGTGCCGAACCTGTCCTGACCCGGGAGAATTGA
- a CDS encoding FtsW/RodA/SpoVE family cell cycle protein translates to MNRTIREMIGAFEGSDGWLLGSAGLLLFMGVFVVYGAGSSNLDGHSSPLGQHFVVIKHLMMIGLGGALLLALSHIDYHVWRHPWLNRSALGLSYFLVALTLVMVRRDDEGNRLITRWLSIGGFSLQPVELAKMALVMFMAERLTTVRTTGRAPGRPLLWTLAAGPLLLMLLLAMQPNYGNMMVVGGITVLMLFITASADRWLRWLSLGAPVAAALAYLIVPKIHHRVNQMFAGFNGGSFGHQVDQSLIGLGAGGARGLGVGQSHNKYAFLPEAHTDFIYSVLGEEMGLVGSLGVIILLMVFVWRGLVIAQRAPDAFGRALAAGLTGGLAIYGITNLAMVTGLFPVVGVPLPFVSFGGTAMLAGLASIGLLLSIDRRSRSHQVYRRRWERGGVS, encoded by the coding sequence ATGAACCGCACGATTCGCGAGATGATCGGGGCCTTCGAAGGTTCGGACGGCTGGCTGCTGGGATCGGCCGGCCTGCTGCTGTTCATGGGTGTATTCGTGGTCTACGGGGCCGGCAGCTCGAACCTGGACGGGCACAGTTCGCCGCTCGGCCAGCATTTCGTCGTCATCAAGCACCTGATGATGATCGGCCTGGGCGGGGCCCTGCTGCTGGCGTTGTCGCACATCGACTACCACGTGTGGCGGCACCCCTGGCTGAACCGTTCGGCGCTGGGCCTGTCGTACTTCCTTGTCGCGCTGACCCTGGTCATGGTGCGGCGCGATGACGAGGGCAACCGCCTGATCACCCGCTGGCTGAGCATCGGCGGCTTCTCGCTGCAGCCGGTGGAGCTGGCGAAGATGGCGCTGGTGATGTTCATGGCCGAACGCCTGACCACGGTCCGCACCACCGGCCGGGCGCCGGGCCGGCCGCTGCTGTGGACGCTGGCAGCCGGGCCGCTGCTGCTCATGCTGCTCCTGGCCATGCAGCCCAACTACGGCAACATGATGGTCGTGGGCGGCATCACCGTGCTCATGCTGTTCATCACCGCGAGCGCCGACCGCTGGCTGCGCTGGCTGTCGCTGGGGGCGCCGGTGGCTGCGGCCCTTGCCTACCTGATCGTCCCGAAGATCCACCATCGCGTGAACCAGATGTTCGCCGGCTTCAACGGCGGCTCGTTCGGCCACCAGGTCGACCAGTCGTTGATCGGCCTGGGCGCCGGCGGCGCGCGCGGCCTGGGCGTGGGACAGAGCCACAACAAGTACGCGTTCCTGCCCGAGGCGCACACCGACTTCATCTACTCCGTCCTGGGCGAGGAGATGGGCCTGGTCGGTTCGCTTGGCGTGATCATCCTGCTGATGGTCTTCGTCTGGCGCGGCCTGGTGATCGCGCAGCGCGCGCCCGATGCGTTCGGCCGTGCGCTGGCCGCGGGCCTGACCGGCGGCCTTGCCATCTACGGCATCACGAACCTGGCGATGGTCACAGGGCTGTTCCCGGTCGTCGGCGTGCCGCTGCCGTTCGTCAGCTTCGGCGGCACGGCCATGCTGGCGGGCCTGGCCTCGATCGGGCTGCTGCTCAGCATCGACCGCCGCAGCCGCTCGCACCAGGTGTACCGGCGACGGTGGGAACGCGGCGGCGTCTCGTGA
- the murD gene encoding UDP-N-acetylmuramoyl-L-alanine--D-glutamate ligase translates to MRLEGTRCWVIGLARSGCAAGALLRRHGAAVLGLDDADTATLTARWEREGLAATAAGCFDEVRDGGREPDGAWARPGLVVISPGVPGTHPRLQALPTGVPVIGELELGARFCRAQSAAITGTNGKSTTTELLANLVRAAGRRGEALGNVGRPLCLVAEELEPDDVAVLEVSSFQLESVETFRPRVGAVLNLAPDHLDRYPDLASYYAAKQRLAGLLPAEGLFVTWTRCPEAMAWPTAARRLWFGDEADGAGVFFRAGQLWAGSGDRPAQPLLAEAELAQRSPTNRLNALAAVAMGLGLDLPPESMAAGLRTFAGLADRHELVGVRGGVRFVNDTKATNVHAVCAGLADHHGQVVLIAGGSGKGEDYAPLREVMGSVRHVVLIGAEGPAIGRALAGVVPLSTAPDMDQAVAQAAQLAEPDATVLLSPACASFDMFANYKARGAAFAAAALKAGARRP, encoded by the coding sequence ATGCGGTTGGAGGGGACACGCTGCTGGGTGATCGGGCTGGCGCGCAGCGGCTGCGCCGCCGGTGCCCTGCTGCGTCGTCACGGGGCTGCGGTGCTCGGCCTGGACGATGCGGACACGGCGACGCTGACCGCCCGCTGGGAACGCGAAGGACTGGCCGCGACCGCGGCCGGCTGCTTCGACGAGGTGCGCGACGGCGGTCGCGAACCGGACGGCGCCTGGGCCCGGCCCGGGCTGGTCGTCATCAGCCCGGGCGTGCCGGGCACGCACCCGCGCCTGCAGGCCCTGCCGACAGGCGTGCCGGTGATCGGCGAGCTGGAGCTCGGCGCGCGCTTCTGCCGAGCGCAGTCGGCGGCCATCACGGGCACCAACGGCAAGTCGACCACCACCGAGCTGCTGGCGAACCTCGTGCGCGCCGCAGGCCGCCGCGGCGAGGCGCTGGGCAACGTGGGGCGCCCGCTGTGCCTGGTGGCCGAGGAGCTGGAGCCCGACGATGTCGCCGTGCTGGAAGTCAGCTCGTTCCAGCTGGAGAGCGTCGAGACGTTCCGCCCGCGCGTGGGCGCGGTGCTGAACCTGGCGCCGGACCACCTGGACCGCTACCCGGACCTGGCCTCGTACTACGCGGCCAAGCAGCGGCTGGCGGGGCTGCTGCCGGCCGAGGGCCTGTTCGTGACCTGGACGCGTTGCCCGGAGGCCATGGCCTGGCCGACCGCCGCCAGGCGGCTGTGGTTCGGCGACGAGGCCGACGGCGCCGGTGTCTTCTTCCGCGCCGGGCAACTGTGGGCCGGATCCGGTGACCGGCCGGCGCAGCCGTTGCTGGCCGAGGCCGAGCTGGCGCAACGCTCGCCGACCAATCGCCTGAATGCACTGGCCGCGGTGGCCATGGGCCTGGGACTGGACCTGCCGCCCGAGTCAATGGCCGCCGGCCTGCGCACGTTCGCTGGCCTGGCCGACCGGCACGAACTGGTGGGCGTGCGCGGCGGCGTGCGCTTCGTCAACGACACCAAGGCCACGAACGTGCACGCGGTGTGCGCGGGTCTGGCCGACCACCACGGACAGGTGGTGCTCATTGCCGGCGGCAGCGGCAAGGGCGAGGACTACGCGCCGTTGCGCGAGGTGATGGGTTCGGTGCGCCACGTGGTGCTGATCGGCGCCGAAGGACCGGCGATCGGTCGTGCACTGGCGGGCGTCGTGCCGCTGAGCACGGCCCCCGACATGGACCAGGCCGTGGCGCAGGCCGCGCAACTGGCCGAGCCCGACGCGACCGTGCTGCTGAGCCCGGCCTGCGCCAGTTTCGACATGTTCGCCAACTACAAGGCGCGCGGGGCGGCATTTGCCGCCGCGGCGCTGAAGGCGGGGGCGCGGCGCCCGTAA
- a CDS encoding phospho-N-acetylmuramoyl-pentapeptide-transferase — MFYHLLYPLHQYWSAFNVFKYITFRSAYATVTALLICFLLGNWVIRRLAAMQIGEEIREDGPQSHQKKKGTPTMGGVLVLTAIVIPTLLWADLTNRYVQLALLGTVWMGAIGFIDDYLKVVKKRRKGMIGRFKLVGQVSYGLLLGIILIYTGGNDPMLTKTSVPFLKDVFINWGPFYIPLVILVVTGASNAVNLTDGLDGLAIGLSSLAFAAYAVLAYLSGHAAFAQYLNTPHLPLAGELTIYCASVVGAGLGFLWFNAHPARVFMGDTGSLALGGALGTVAILVKREFLLVVLGGMFVAEALSVMLQVVYFKRTGGKRLFRMAPLHHHFELLGWSETQVVVRFWIVGVLMLLLGMSSIKLQ; from the coding sequence ATGTTCTACCATCTTCTGTATCCGCTGCACCAGTACTGGTCGGCATTCAATGTCTTCAAGTACATCACCTTCCGGTCCGCGTACGCCACCGTCACGGCGCTGCTCATCTGCTTCCTGCTCGGCAACTGGGTGATCCGTCGCCTGGCCGCGATGCAGATCGGCGAGGAGATCCGCGAGGACGGGCCGCAGTCGCACCAGAAGAAGAAGGGCACGCCCACGATGGGTGGCGTGCTGGTGCTGACCGCGATCGTCATCCCGACGCTCCTGTGGGCCGACCTGACGAACCGGTACGTGCAGCTGGCGCTGCTGGGCACGGTCTGGATGGGCGCCATCGGCTTCATCGACGACTACCTGAAGGTGGTCAAGAAGCGTCGCAAGGGCATGATCGGGCGCTTCAAGCTGGTGGGGCAGGTCAGCTACGGCCTGCTGCTGGGCATCATCCTGATCTACACCGGCGGCAACGATCCGATGCTCACCAAGACCAGCGTGCCGTTCCTGAAGGACGTCTTCATCAACTGGGGACCGTTCTACATCCCGCTCGTGATCCTCGTCGTCACCGGCGCGAGCAACGCCGTGAACCTGACCGACGGGCTCGACGGCCTGGCCATCGGCCTCAGTTCGCTCGCATTCGCAGCCTACGCGGTGCTGGCCTACCTCAGCGGCCACGCCGCCTTCGCGCAGTACCTCAACACGCCGCACCTGCCGCTGGCGGGCGAGCTGACCATCTACTGCGCCTCGGTGGTCGGCGCCGGTCTGGGCTTCCTGTGGTTCAATGCGCATCCGGCCCGCGTCTTCATGGGCGACACCGGCAGCCTTGCGCTGGGCGGAGCACTGGGTACGGTGGCCATCCTGGTCAAGCGTGAGTTCCTGCTGGTGGTGCTCGGCGGCATGTTCGTGGCCGAGGCCCTCTCGGTGATGCTGCAGGTCGTGTACTTCAAGCGCACCGGCGGCAAGCGGCTGTTCCGCATGGCGCCGCTGCATCACCATTTCGAACTGCTCGGCTGGTCCGAGACGCAGGTTGTCGTCAGGTTCTGGATCGTCGGCGTCCTCATGCTCCTGCTGGGCATGTCGTCGATCAAGCTGCAGTAG
- the murF gene encoding UDP-N-acetylmuramoyl-tripeptide--D-alanyl-D-alanine ligase, with protein MSAPGGILLATAVADLRGAGLLTGILTGGAAGLAMSPEPPEGAWFAGAGLDSRRLAPGQLFVALRGENVDGRAYAAGAVAAGHWVLTREWDGGGAEPLAGSPAPASAGVLLSNDPDAALAALAAAYRRRLTALTVVGITGTNGKTTTKDFVRAALAGAGPVTATAGNLNNRLGVPLTLLGLDAGLRFAVIEMGASAVGDIARLAGLARPEVGIITNASPAHLAEFGSLDGIIQGKGELLDALPPDGIAVLNADSPGFDRWLARARCPVVSVGRQGGDHRWTWRAGEADGPAELVLDGRSWPVPLPGEHNAANLAAAILAARAAGADDEAIARGLAGFRGSPHRAVLLRIGGRLVLDDAYNANPGSMAAAARAVAALPGAGCAVAVLGAMAELGPDSVEIHRQTGRQVAAAGVQVLVAVGENARGLREGFDAAGGTGHYCASVEEAAALLAGITAPGDRLLVKGSRSAGMERLLALLETSFG; from the coding sequence GTGAGCGCGCCCGGCGGCATCCTGCTGGCGACCGCGGTCGCGGACCTGCGGGGGGCCGGGCTTCTCACCGGTATCCTGACGGGCGGGGCGGCGGGGCTGGCGATGTCGCCGGAGCCCCCGGAAGGCGCCTGGTTCGCCGGTGCAGGACTCGATTCGCGGCGGCTTGCGCCCGGGCAGCTGTTCGTGGCGCTGCGGGGCGAGAATGTCGATGGCCGCGCCTACGCGGCCGGGGCGGTGGCCGCCGGGCACTGGGTGCTGACGCGGGAGTGGGACGGCGGCGGCGCCGAACCGCTGGCCGGATCGCCTGCGCCCGCCTCGGCGGGCGTGTTGCTCAGCAACGACCCCGACGCGGCACTGGCGGCGCTCGCCGCTGCGTACCGGCGGCGCCTGACCGCGCTGACCGTGGTCGGGATCACCGGCACCAACGGCAAGACCACGACCAAGGATTTCGTGCGCGCCGCGCTGGCGGGCGCCGGGCCGGTCACGGCGACTGCGGGCAACCTCAACAACCGCCTCGGCGTGCCGTTGACGCTGCTGGGCCTCGATGCGGGTCTCCGCTTCGCGGTCATCGAGATGGGGGCCTCGGCGGTGGGCGACATCGCCCGGCTGGCCGGCCTGGCCCGGCCGGAAGTGGGCATCATCACGAACGCGTCGCCGGCGCACCTGGCGGAGTTCGGCTCGCTCGACGGCATCATCCAGGGCAAGGGCGAACTGCTCGATGCCCTGCCGCCCGACGGCATCGCCGTGCTGAACGCCGACAGCCCGGGCTTCGACCGGTGGCTGGCGCGCGCCCGCTGTCCCGTCGTGAGCGTGGGACGCCAGGGCGGCGATCATCGCTGGACGTGGCGCGCGGGTGAGGCCGACGGGCCTGCCGAACTGGTTCTCGACGGACGGTCGTGGCCGGTGCCGCTGCCCGGCGAACACAATGCCGCCAACCTGGCGGCGGCGATCCTGGCCGCACGTGCGGCCGGCGCCGACGACGAGGCGATTGCCCGCGGGCTGGCCGGCTTCCGGGGCTCGCCGCACCGAGCGGTCCTGCTGCGCATCGGCGGGCGGCTGGTGCTCGACGACGCCTACAACGCCAATCCCGGCAGCATGGCGGCTGCCGCGCGCGCGGTGGCGGCGCTGCCCGGCGCCGGTTGCGCCGTGGCCGTCCTGGGCGCCATGGCCGAACTGGGCCCTGACAGCGTTGAGATCCACCGGCAGACCGGGCGGCAGGTGGCGGCCGCCGGCGTGCAGGTGCTGGTGGCGGTCGGGGAAAATGCGCGCGGGCTCCGTGAAGGCTTTGACGCGGCGGGCGGAACCGGTCATTATTGCGCATCCGTCGAAGAGGCGGCGGCGCTGCTGGCTGGAATCACGGCGCCGGGGGACCGCCTTCTGGTCAAGGGCTCGCGCAGCGCCGGCATGGAACGGCTGCTGGCCCTGCTCGAGACCTCGTTCGGCTGA
- a CDS encoding UDP-N-acetylmuramoyl-L-alanyl-D-glutamate--2,6-diaminopimelate ligase: MELTLAALCRGIPGLEDGPRADAVVTRVTADSREAGPGVLFVAVHGSSGDGHAFAAAALEAGCPAVVVQDRQAVPGAAPGRVLVAGDTRPMPALLARRLAGDPDLTLKTAAVTGTNGKTTTAFLLRALLGAVHGRCGLVGTIEYDDGRERRPAPLTTPGGPVFFELLGRMLRNGCRGVAMEISSHALDQGRTAGLELDVAVMTNLGRDHLDYHGDMARYLAAKARIIELLRPAVAGAPAGAVIINRQDEQLRTVDVSRCRHIGFAADPRQPAHDAELRVVAATLRMDGTHLELDWQGRRLGLDSPLVGRFNVENLTAALAAGLALGCEAEACCAALAAVPQVPGRLARLSLPNGAIAVVDYAHTHDALAAVLGACRELTDGRLLAVFGCGGDRDRGKRPLMGAVVARDADLAWITSDNPRGEEPASICAQIAEGFAAQPEPRARLSRVVVDRRSAIHEALAAALPGDIVIVAGKGHEDYQLVGDRRLDFDDRQVIRDWVREQGA, from the coding sequence GTGGAACTGACCCTGGCCGCGCTCTGCCGTGGAATTCCCGGGCTCGAGGACGGACCACGCGCCGATGCGGTCGTCACGCGGGTGACGGCCGACTCGCGTGAGGCCGGTCCCGGCGTGCTGTTCGTGGCCGTCCACGGCTCGTCGGGCGACGGCCACGCCTTTGCCGCAGCGGCGCTCGAGGCCGGCTGCCCGGCGGTCGTGGTGCAGGACCGCCAGGCCGTGCCCGGCGCCGCGCCCGGCCGCGTGCTCGTGGCCGGCGATACGCGACCCATGCCGGCCCTGCTGGCGCGACGGCTGGCGGGCGACCCGGACCTGACGCTGAAGACGGCCGCCGTGACCGGCACCAACGGCAAGACCACGACCGCGTTCCTGCTGCGGGCGCTGCTGGGCGCCGTGCACGGTCGCTGCGGACTGGTCGGGACCATCGAGTACGACGACGGTCGCGAGCGGCGGCCGGCCCCGTTGACCACGCCCGGTGGTCCGGTGTTCTTCGAACTGCTCGGCCGCATGCTGCGCAACGGCTGTCGCGGCGTCGCCATGGAGATCTCGTCGCACGCGCTGGACCAGGGCCGCACCGCGGGTCTGGAACTGGATGTCGCGGTGATGACGAACCTCGGCCGCGATCACCTCGACTACCACGGCGACATGGCCCGGTACCTGGCCGCCAAAGCGCGCATCATCGAGCTGCTGCGCCCAGCCGTGGCCGGCGCTCCCGCCGGCGCCGTGATCATCAACCGGCAGGACGAACAGCTGCGCACGGTGGATGTGTCGCGTTGCCGCCACATCGGCTTCGCGGCCGACCCGCGGCAGCCGGCCCACGACGCCGAACTGCGCGTGGTTGCCGCGACGCTGCGCATGGACGGCACGCACCTGGAACTGGATTGGCAGGGTCGGCGCCTCGGGCTGGACAGCCCGCTGGTGGGCCGCTTCAACGTGGAGAACCTGACGGCGGCCCTGGCTGCCGGCCTCGCGCTCGGCTGCGAGGCGGAGGCCTGCTGCGCGGCGCTGGCTGCGGTACCGCAGGTGCCGGGCCGGCTCGCACGCCTGTCGCTCCCGAACGGGGCGATCGCCGTCGTGGACTACGCGCACACGCACGATGCGCTGGCCGCCGTGCTGGGCGCCTGTCGCGAACTGACCGACGGCCGGCTGCTGGCGGTGTTCGGCTGCGGCGGCGACCGCGATCGCGGCAAGCGACCGCTGATGGGAGCGGTCGTGGCGCGCGACGCCGACCTGGCCTGGATCACCTCCGACAACCCGCGCGGCGAGGAACCGGCCTCGATCTGCGCCCAGATCGCCGAGGGATTCGCGGCGCAACCCGAGCCGCGCGCGCGACTCAGCCGCGTGGTCGTGGACCGTCGCAGCGCCATCCACGAGGCGCTGGCGGCCGCGCTGCCCGGCGACATCGTCATCGTCGCGGGCAAGGGGCACGAGGACTACCAGCTTGTCGGCGACCGGCGCCTGGACTTCGACGACCGGCAGGTCATCCGCGACTGGGTGCGGGAGCAGGGCGCGTGA
- a CDS encoding PASTA domain-containing protein: MALCAVANGGTLYAPRCVKEVRGRDGGVIEEVQPAALRRVMAPPLADVLRGAMKRVVAEGTGSGTKLDWIASGGKTGTAQKSRDGHGYTAGAYMSSFGGIVPIDDPRLVVLVVLDEPDWTHHYASQSAVPLYRGVIEDIRRCTDWLSDAPGDRTGPVVLPDPLQLVEVPDVLYLRAAHANDRLGAAGLRSVGDERDGVVVGQVPAAGTRCEAGTTVTLTIAGRKPAMAAAPAAGDLCPDFTGMSNRQIRSLAARLGLQVVIEGVGYASAQDVEPNGPRPEGPITVTMETTWN; encoded by the coding sequence ATGGCCCTGTGCGCGGTGGCCAACGGCGGCACGTTGTACGCGCCGCGCTGCGTGAAGGAAGTTCGCGGCCGGGATGGCGGGGTCATCGAAGAGGTCCAGCCGGCGGCCCTGCGCCGCGTCATGGCCCCGCCCCTGGCCGACGTCCTGCGGGGCGCGATGAAGCGCGTCGTCGCCGAAGGTACCGGCTCGGGCACGAAGCTCGATTGGATCGCGAGCGGCGGCAAGACCGGCACGGCACAGAAGAGCCGCGACGGCCACGGCTACACCGCGGGTGCGTACATGTCCAGCTTCGGCGGCATCGTGCCCATCGACGACCCGCGCCTGGTGGTGCTCGTGGTGCTGGACGAACCGGATTGGACGCACCACTACGCCTCGCAGAGCGCCGTGCCGCTGTACCGCGGCGTGATCGAGGACATCCGCCGCTGCACCGACTGGCTGAGCGATGCTCCCGGTGATCGCACCGGCCCGGTGGTGCTGCCGGATCCGCTGCAGTTGGTGGAAGTGCCCGATGTGCTGTACCTTCGCGCGGCGCACGCGAACGACCGTCTCGGCGCCGCCGGCCTGCGCAGCGTCGGTGACGAGCGCGACGGCGTGGTGGTCGGCCAGGTGCCGGCCGCCGGCACGCGATGCGAGGCGGGCACGACCGTGACGCTGACGATCGCCGGCCGGAAGCCGGCCATGGCCGCCGCGCCGGCGGCGGGCGATCTCTGTCCCGACTTCACGGGCATGAGCAACCGCCAGATCCGGAGCCTGGCTGCACGCCTCGGCCTGCAGGTGGTCATCGAAGGCGTCGGCTATGCCAGTGCGCAGGATGTGGAGCCGAACGGCCCGCGGCCCGAAGGGCCCATCACCGTCACCATGGAGACGACGTGGAACTGA